TAATTTATAAGATGTGGCGGCACAGAATGACTATGACCATGCCTGGCTAAAAAAACTATATCTTCTCCGTCAATATTTACAATATCTAATTTTACTTGTCCATACTTTGTCTCTACTATTTTTTCTCTCTTATTGTCACCTGTACTGTAAACTCCAGTACCTCCGATTATAGCTTTCATATACCTATCACCTCTTATTTTAACTTTCTTATATTTTCTTTGTATGGAGCTTTAACTATACCTTTTTCTGTTATAATCCCAGTAATATTTTCATGGGGAG
The DNA window shown above is from Synergistaceae bacterium and carries:
- a CDS encoding S-methyl-5'-thioadenosine phosphorylase (Catalyzes the reversible phosphorolysis of 5'-deoxy-5'- methylthioadenosine (MTA) to adenine and 5-methylthio-D-ribose-1- phosphate) — protein: MKAIIGGTGVYSTGDNKREKIVETKYGQVKLDIVNIDGEDIVFLARHGHSHSVPPHLINYRANMMALKEIGVDYIFATAAVGSCNKNYEPGDVVIIDDFIDFTKSRPIT